The genomic window AGATGCATCTAATCTTCCCCTGTCTTATGTCTCTCTACCCCTACGGAATCCGAACCGTGTTGCGGATTATATAAGGGAAAGGATAGAAGAGGAGACAGGAAGGAGGGTGAATGTTCTCATCCAAGACACAGACAAGTCCTTCCTCCTAAAAGGAAGCTCTCTAATTCTGACGACTAGACCCTCTGAGGTGAGAGGCTTGAGAGATTGGGGAGCCCTCTCTTATCTCCTAGGCATGTGCCTCAAGGGACTGTTTAAAGCCTTTCCAACGCCAGTGGGATACTCCGGAGAGAAAATGGATCCCATCAGGCTCTTGAAAATTGCTAGGGCCGCTGAGTTTTCGAGAGGATGGGGGACAGGGAGGGATGTGTTTGAAATGGCTACTACTTTTGGGGTCCAGCCGAACGGGGTCACATGGGAAATGGTAGAGGGAAGTATTCACTTTCCTGTGGTCATAGTTAGGCTAAAAGGGAAGAAAGAACGCACACTATGTGATGGATGTGGGGAAAAGTCGTAGAAGCTTCCTAGACAGGGATTTCGTGGAGACTGAGGATGGTCTTCTATTCTGCGTGATCGGGAATGTACATCCTCCCGAGAGGGTAATAGCGTACTTAAAGTATGCTCCTGCTCAAGAGAAGACTAAGTGGGGGAGAAAGGGTACCTCCTTCAGTAGAGTCCTCCCGTTTTATAGCGCCGTCGGAGTTTCAAAGGTGAGGGAGCTGCTAGAAGAGAGGCATCCGGATTTCGTCGTCTGGGATCCTGTATTAGGGATAGAAATGATAGAAGTACCTAGAGACAGGATCTCGTTCCATTATATTCCAGAGGATAGGCTGGAGGAGATCATGGGAGGACCAAGGGATCCGCTGGAGAAGAGAGTGGTCGAACTGGTTACCACTTTGATCGAAGAATCAGGCGTGGGCCAAAAGTATTTCGGCGTTACGGGCTCCATACTTCTAGGAATACATAATCCAGCCTATTCCGACATTGACCTGACCATCTACGGGAAAGAAAACTCATATAGACTGAAAGAGACTATTTTGCATCTCATCGATCATGATCGAAGATTCTACAGAGCTTATGGGAGGACACTAGAGGAGTGGTCGAGGGAAATAGCGTCGATATATCCCCTTTCAATAAAAGAGGCAGAGATCCTGAGGGGAAGAGAGAAGTGGGACAGGATCTTCTTTGAGGATGTACAATTCTCCGTACATCCAATCCTGCTAGAACCTCTGGAGAGATATGGAGAGAGAATTTACAAGGGAAGAGGAATCGTGGAGATCAGGGCTAGGGTCTCGAACACTGAGTACTCACTATTCACCCCAGCAATATACGGTGTCGAAAATGTTGAGGTGGTATCCGGCCCTAAGGGCGTGGAGATGGATATAAGAGAGGTAGTCTCCTTCGAGAGCTTGTATAGGGACATAGCAGAGGAGGAAGAGAGGATATTAGTTAGGGGCAAGCTCGAGGAGGTGATCGATTCCGAGGGAGAAAGGAACTACCACAGGGTGGTGGTGGGAACATTCGAGGCGGGTGGAGAAGACTACATCAAGCCAGAGAGATGGTACAAGGAGCTTCCCTAGCTCCCTCTACAATCAGTTGCTACTCTCTAGACTTCCTCCAGAGATACTCTACTATCTTATCCGCGATGTTTACTCTCGTGACGGACTGGAGTCCCCTCCATCCTGGCTGACTATTCACCTCTAAGACGTAAGCCCTTCCATCCTTGGATACTAGCATGTCAACGCCAGCCACCTCGCATCTCAGTATCTCAGTCGATCTCAAAGCTAGATCCTCCAACTCCTCGCTCAATTTCATCGGCTTAGGTCTGGCTCCCATGGCCACATT from Thermoproteota archaeon includes these protein-coding regions:
- a CDS encoding coenzyme F420-0:L-glutamate ligase — translated: MRYWRPEADIIDLILKTYSHDLRDGDFLVISEKALSVALGEIFDESELKAGICVKVATDLVRKVWLFIGRICGIKGPFEEIASLPSDIISRHKALALKVGGIKHFLKPLSEAGIDASNLPLSYVSLPLRNPNRVADYIRERIEEETGRRVNVLIQDTDKSFLLKGSSLILTTRPSEVRGLRDWGALSYLLGMCLKGLFKAFPTPVGYSGEKMDPIRLLKIARAAEFSRGWGTGRDVFEMATTFGVQPNGVTWEMVEGSIHFPVVIVRLKGKKERTLCDGCGEKS